Part of the Bryobacteraceae bacterium genome is shown below.
GGTCTGCGGCGCCGAAGCGCTCCGCTACTTCCTCCTGCGCGAAATCCACTTCGGCTCCGACGGCAATTTCACTCTCGATGCGCTGATCGCGCGCTACAACGCGGACCTCGCCAACGGGATCGGCAATCTCGCCAGCCGGACGTTGAGCATGATCCACCAGTACCGCGAGGGCAAGACGCCCGCGGGCGCTTCCGACCCGGCCATCGCGGAAGCCGGCTCACAGGCCATCGCCGGCGCCACTGCTGCTTTCGAGAACTACCAGTTCTCCAAGGGGCTTGAAGCCGTTTGGGCGCTGCTCTCCGCGGTGGACAAGTTCATCGTCGAGCAGGCGCCGTGGAAGCTGGTGAAGTCCGCGGAGGCGGCCGATCAGGCTCGCCTCGACACCACTCTCTACTCGGCCGCCGAGGCCCTGCGCGTCGCCACCGTCCTTCTCGCGCCCGTGCTCCCGCATTCCACGCCGAAGATATGGGCGCAACTTGGCTTCCCGGGAGATCTTCATTCGCAACGCATTGACGAACTCGCCTGGGGCCAGCTCCCCGCCGGCCAGCAAACCTTGAAGCCGGAGCCGCTCTTTCCGCGCATCGACGCCAAGGCCGCGCTCGAAAAGATGAGCGAACTCGAGGATAACGAGAACATCCGGCAAGCCGCGCTCATGGGCAGCACGCTGCCCGCTCCCGCCGGCCCGGCGCCCGCGCCGATCGACGCCCCGATCTCCATCGACGATTTCGCCAAGGTTGACCTGCGCGTCGGGAAGGTGCTCGAAGCGGCCCCCGTGAAAGGCGCCGACAAGCTCCTGCACCTCAAGGTGGACATCGGCGAACCCCAGCCGCGCTCCATCGTCGCCGGCATCGCGCTCGCCTACAAACCGGAGCGGATGGTGGGCCGCAAGGTGGTCATCGTGGCGAATCTGCAGCCCCGAAAGCTCCGCGGCATCGAATCGCAGGGGATGATCGTCGCCGCTTCGCTCGAAGGCGGAAGTCCCGTGCTCGCCGGTTTCCTCGAAGATGTGCCGGTCGGGGCTCGCTTGAAGTGACCATCGATTCGCACTGCCATCTCGACGACGAATGCTTCGCGATTGATCGTGACGCCGTGATCGGCCGCGCCCTCGACGCCGGCGTGCGAATGATGATGACCATCGGGACCGGGTCCGGCCCGCCTGACCTCGAAGCCGCCATCCGCCTCGCCGACAACCACGATTGCGTCTGGGCGACCGTCGGCGTCCATCCGCACGACGCCGGCAAGGCGGCCCCCGAAACTTTCAGGCGTCTGGAATCCCTCCTGCGACATCCAAAGGTTTTGGCGCTCGGAGAGATCGGCCTCGATTACCACTACGACCACGCGCCCCGCGACGTGCAGCGCCGCGTCTTCGAGGCGCAGCTCGATATCGCGCTCCGCGCCGGAAAACCGATCGTGATTCATACCCGTGAAGCCTGGGAAGATACGTTCGCCATCCTCGAAAAGCGCTGGATTCCGGAAGCGGGCGGGATCATGCACTGTTTCTCCGGCGGGCCGCTCGAGGCGGAGCGCTCTCTCGGCCTCGGCTTTCACCTCAGCTTCTCCGGCATCGTCACTTATCCGAAGGCCACCGAGGTCCAGCAGGCCGCGGCCATTGTGCCGCTGGACCGGCTGCTCGTCGAGACCGACGCGCCCTACCTCGCGCCGGCGCCGCACCGGGGAAAGCGAAACGAACCGGCGTTTGTCGTCGAAACCGCCACTCGGATTGCCGCGCTCCGCGGCGTCTCCGCGGAAGCCATCGGAGAGGCGGCAGCGCGCAATTTCGCCGATCTGTTTCGGCTGCCGGGTTTGCCATGAACGAATCAGAGCGGGTAAACTGGATCAATTCCATGAGCATCAGCCGTATAGGGCAGGCTCTGACAGCCCGTGAGATTCGAGACCTGGTGGGGTCCGATCTCGCACGCGTCGAGCGGGAAATCAACCTCGAGTCGGTCGCTTCGGTCGAAGCGGTCACCGCCATCAGCAAATACCTTCAGTCGAACGGCGGCAAGCGGCTTCGCCCGATGCTCTTGCTGCTCTGCAGCAAGCTCTGCGGCGAAACGACAGACTCGGCGATCCGGCTCGGCGCCGTCGTCGAGATGATCCACGCCGCGACGCTCATCCACGACGACGTCATCGACGAAGCAGCGTCGCGCCGCGGCAAGCCCTCCGCCAACGTTCTTTGGGGTAACCAGACGTGTGTCCTCTCCGGGGACTGGCTCTACATGCAGGCCTTCCAGGTGGCTCTCCGCGAGCGGAATTTCACCATCCTCGACGTCCTGATTTCGCTCACCCAGATGATGGTGGAGGGCGAACTGCTTCAACTCCAGCGCATCGGCAAGATCGATTTGACCGAAGCGGACTACATGGAGCTGATCGACCGCAAGACGGCCAGCCTGTTCTCCGCCTGCGCCCGGCTGGGCGCTCTCGTCGCGGGCGCCGACGAGGCCACCGACTCGCGCCTCGGCGAGTATGCCTGGAACCTCGGCATGGCCTTTCAGCTCGTGGATGATATCCTCGACTTCACCGCCCGCGAATCGATACTCGGCAAGCCCGTCGGCAATGATCTTCGCGAAGGCAAAGTGACGCTTCCCCTGATCTACGCGCTGGCCCAGGCCACTCCCGGCGAACGGGACCTGATCAACGCCGTGCTGGCGGACCGCCACTACGAGCGCGTCCCCTTCTCACGGATCCTCGATATCATCCATCGCTATCGGGGCATCGAACAGGCTCGTGCGCGCGCTCATGCGTTCACCGACAAAGCCCGCGCGCTGATCGGCGCATTCCCGGAGTCCCCATACCAGCGCGCCCTGCACACGGTCACCGAACTGATCATCGAACGCGACCACTGAGCGCCCTGCACGCCAGTCCGCGCGCCTCAGTACGCTTCGCCGAATACCAACCGCACCGCTCCCGCCAGCTTGTCCCACCCTGCCTTCTCCGCGGCGAGCTGCTTTCTCCCTGAACGCGTAAGCGAATAATACTTCGCCGCCCGGCCCGTGTCGGTCTGCTTCCACTCGGCGGCCAGCCATCCCCGCTGCTCCAGCCGGTGCAGCGCCGGATAGAGCGATCCCTGGTTCACCTGAAACACGGATTCGGAAATCTGCTCCAGCCTTTGCGCGATGCCGTAGCCGTGGTTAGGCTGAAGGGAAAGAATCTGGAGAATCAGCATGTCCAAGGTGCCTTGGGGAATCGGGAAGCGAAGCGTCGACATCGTACCTCAATCTTTCTTATCACATCATCGGTCACTATAGGTCGAAGGTCAAGGTATAATGAGGGGCGCGATCCCCAATGGCATTGCGCGGAAGCCGGCCGCCGGGATTTTCGGGAACTGTTTCCCGTGCAGATACGTCTAAGAGGAGTATTCTATGGATGTCCAACGCACCGATGCGCGGCGCCGCAAGTGGACTCGGCGAATCCTCGTCGCCGGGACTCTCTTGATCACGGTGCCGGCGATCACCATCGGTCTTGCCCGCCTCAAGCCCGCCGCGCCGCTCGTCGAAGCTTCGTCGGTGTGGCCGGGTGAAGTCAAGCGCGGGCAGATGGTGCGCCAGGTTCGCGGCTTGGGTACGCTCGTGGCCGAAGATGTGCTCCTCGTGCCGGCCGTCACCGACGGGCGCGTGGAAAAGATCCTGGTGCGGCCAGGTGCGGCGCTGAGTCCGGAAACGGTGCTCGTTATCCTTACCAACCCCGAACTCGAGCAGCAGACCCTCGACGCCGAATACCAGGTGAAAATGGCCGAGGCCCAGTACCGCGATCTCCGCGTTCAGTTGGAAAGCCAGACGCTCACTCAGAAAGCTGAGTTGGCCCGCATCGAATCGGAAGCCACGCTCGCCAAACTCCGTCTCGATCGCGACGAGCAGCGCTTCAAGGAAGGCCTCGTCGTCGCGCTCGACTACAAAATCACCAAGTCCACCGCCGAGGAATCGGCCCGCCGTGCTTCGATTGAACGCGAACGCCTCAAGATCCGTCAGGATTCGGTGGAGGCTCAGTTGGCCGTGCAGCGCGCGCAGATCGACAAGTACAAGGCGATGTACGACCTTCGCAAGAGCCAGATCGCCGCCCTCCAGGTTCGTTCCGCCGTGAACGGCGTGCTCCAGGATTTGCCCGGTGCCGCTCCGAACACCCAGCTCCAGATCGGCCAGCGCGTCACCGCCGGTACTATCCTCGCCAAGGTCGCCGAACCCACCAAGCTCAAGGCCGAATTGAAGGTGCCCGAAACGCAGGTCAACGAAGTCCGGATCGGGCAGCGCGCCGAAATCGACACCCGCAACGGCATCATCAACGGCCGCGTCTCCCGCATCGATCCCGCCGCAAAGGAAGGCACCGTGCTCGTCGACGTCCATCTCGAGAGCGCTCTGCCGCCGGGCGCCCGGCCGGACCTCAGCGTCGACGGCGTCATCGAAATCGAAAAACT
Proteins encoded:
- the metG gene encoding methionine--tRNA ligase, which gives rise to MKKFYLTTPIYYVNAAPHIGHTYTTMAADTIARWKRMQGYDVVLTTGTDEHGQKIERAARNTGRSPREFVDAISAEFRDTWRQLTLGVDRFQRTSAPEHHKNVQQLFLDCKKNGFVYKGGYTGQYCVSCELYVNDAKPGDPCPDCGRPTETVTEENYYFKLSAFQDKLLALYESQPGFIQPETRRNEVLAFVRQGLADLSISRTTIQWGIPVPDEDKHVFYVWFDALTAYHTAVVGEDRWPADLHLIGKEIVRFHAIYWPAFLMAAGWPLPKKVFAHGWLLFDNDKMSKSKGNLLRPLPIAEVCGAEALRYFLLREIHFGSDGNFTLDALIARYNADLANGIGNLASRTLSMIHQYREGKTPAGASDPAIAEAGSQAIAGATAAFENYQFSKGLEAVWALLSAVDKFIVEQAPWKLVKSAEAADQARLDTTLYSAAEALRVATVLLAPVLPHSTPKIWAQLGFPGDLHSQRIDELAWGQLPAGQQTLKPEPLFPRIDAKAALEKMSELEDNENIRQAALMGSTLPAPAGPAPAPIDAPISIDDFAKVDLRVGKVLEAAPVKGADKLLHLKVDIGEPQPRSIVAGIALAYKPERMVGRKVVIVANLQPRKLRGIESQGMIVAASLEGGSPVLAGFLEDVPVGARLK
- a CDS encoding TatD family hydrolase, giving the protein MTIDSHCHLDDECFAIDRDAVIGRALDAGVRMMMTIGTGSGPPDLEAAIRLADNHDCVWATVGVHPHDAGKAAPETFRRLESLLRHPKVLALGEIGLDYHYDHAPRDVQRRVFEAQLDIALRAGKPIVIHTREAWEDTFAILEKRWIPEAGGIMHCFSGGPLEAERSLGLGFHLSFSGIVTYPKATEVQQAAAIVPLDRLLVETDAPYLAPAPHRGKRNEPAFVVETATRIAALRGVSAEAIGEAAARNFADLFRLPGLP
- a CDS encoding polyprenyl synthetase family protein, whose translation is MSISRIGQALTAREIRDLVGSDLARVEREINLESVASVEAVTAISKYLQSNGGKRLRPMLLLLCSKLCGETTDSAIRLGAVVEMIHAATLIHDDVIDEAASRRGKPSANVLWGNQTCVLSGDWLYMQAFQVALRERNFTILDVLISLTQMMVEGELLQLQRIGKIDLTEADYMELIDRKTASLFSACARLGALVAGADEATDSRLGEYAWNLGMAFQLVDDILDFTARESILGKPVGNDLREGKVTLPLIYALAQATPGERDLINAVLADRHYERVPFSRILDIIHRYRGIEQARARAHAFTDKARALIGAFPESPYQRALHTVTELIIERDH
- a CDS encoding PadR family transcriptional regulator, translating into MSTLRFPIPQGTLDMLILQILSLQPNHGYGIAQRLEQISESVFQVNQGSLYPALHRLEQRGWLAAEWKQTDTGRAAKYYSLTRSGRKQLAAEKAGWDKLAGAVRLVFGEAY
- a CDS encoding HlyD family efflux transporter periplasmic adaptor subunit, coding for MDVQRTDARRRKWTRRILVAGTLLITVPAITIGLARLKPAAPLVEASSVWPGEVKRGQMVRQVRGLGTLVAEDVLLVPAVTDGRVEKILVRPGAALSPETVLVILTNPELEQQTLDAEYQVKMAEAQYRDLRVQLESQTLTQKAELARIESEATLAKLRLDRDEQRFKEGLVVALDYKITKSTAEESARRASIERERLKIRQDSVEAQLAVQRAQIDKYKAMYDLRKSQIAALQVRSAVNGVLQDLPGAAPNTQLQIGQRVTAGTILAKVAEPTKLKAELKVPETQVNEVRIGQRAEIDTRNGIINGRVSRIDPAAKEGTVLVDVHLESALPPGARPDLSVDGVIEIEKLENVLFVGRPAFGQPNSMVSMFRYVPDGKEAARVQVKFGRTSVNTIEILEGLAPGDKVILSDMSQWDAYDRVRLN